The Carcharodon carcharias isolate sCarCar2 chromosome 23, sCarCar2.pri, whole genome shotgun sequence genome includes the window AAATAAATGACGTCTCATCCCAGCCTTGCTTTAATCAAGAATGACTCGGCTCAGTGACACCCACTGGAGCCGTTCCAGAGACTTCTGGAATGTACTCAGCCAATGAGGGACAGATGGGAGGAGCATTGTTAATGATTGACAGCCTCACAGAAGGCAGAGCAAGTGTAAACATGAGATTTATTGAGAATAAGATGCGTTTAACTGAATGAAATTTGAACAGATATTATGAGAGAATGAGGACTCAGTCTTTTTCTTTCGAGTTTTGCTGTTTTCATTGATTTCTGAGATGTTGACCTGACATCTCTCAATGAAAAAGAGTGAAATTCAAATCAGTTTTGTATaagtgaatttcagattgaggCAATAGTTCCATTCTAATCCTAATTATATAGGTTTAAAAACAGAATAGGTTTTATAAAGCTACTGTGTACTTCATTATTACTAATGCTTATTGTCCATTATTTACTTTGATATAAGATTTGCAAATGTAGAAAATTAATAATGAATTATTGAGCGGTCCAGAATATTCTGCTcaaaatgaggccattcggcccaccacaTCTATGTCAGGtctttgaaagtgctatccaCTTACTCccgactcccctgctctttcgcCAAAACTCTGCAAATTATTTCATTGCAGATATATATCCTTTACCATTTTGAAAGTTGCCATTGAAACTAGCCTTTCACTTTTTCGATTCCAGTATCAAAAAGCAACACAAATGAAAACTGCTCATCTTCCCTCTGGTCTCTTCACTGAAAAAATCAACATTGACAACGCATTATTGATAAAATGTAGCAATGTTTTAATTTTCTATTGTTTTATATTAAATTGATGAATATGAAGGCCCACCCTATTAATGTTGTTGCAGAGTTCCCAACATCATAACTTCCTAAATTGGTAAATGACAGCTTCCATCACTCACAAGAGTCTCCTATGAACTGCAACATAAATCTTTATTCTCAGGTGAGTATTGGCAGCATTACGATCAAATAGATTCCAGGTTCAGTATAAGTTCATAGACTGGATTTACATTTTTACACCATTTAACATCTTAACTAATAAATAAGCTGTGCCATTGCCCATATATTCCACAACCTGTGATACGATTGTTGATGTTTCCCAATGCCCAGCATCAAAATAAACACACGAGCTGTTTGTCCACCAGTATCATAGAGTAAATTTGAAGCAGGAATATAACTTCTATCTGGCACTGCAAGAAATATTACGCACCATACTGATACAGTAAGATACAGGTCCCTTATCGAAACGTGTAAGATTCTTttgagcttgacagggtagatgctgggaggactTTCCCCCTCATGGGGACATAAAACATTAGGAggcactttaaaaataagaggtcatccatttatgatggagatgcagagataTTTCATCTCTCAGAGGACGTTAGcgattggaactctcttccacagtgagcagtggagCTGGGTCTTTTAGAATATTCAAGGctgttaggcagatttttgattgactgtgcagtcaatggttatggggggaGGAAGACAGGAAGGTGGAATTCTGGCCAGAATTAGGTAAAcattgatctaattgaatggcgaaggaggcttgaggggctgaatggcctaaaccCTTTGATTGACAATGGAGTCAAGTGTTATGTGGGGCTGGTTGTAAAGTGGAGcttaggccacaatcagatcagtcatgacctaattgaatgctgaaggaggctcaaGGCGCAGAATGGCCGACACCTGTTCCAACTCTTTATGTTCTTATAATCAGGGGTACAGGATCAGTAATATTATTTCACTGAGAGTTTATATAAGTTGCTTACAATGCAAGTAACTTTGCTATTCCTCTCAGTTATTTAAACTGAACAGGTAACCACAATGAAAGAGGTTTGCATCATCCAGTAATTGAGTGGTGCCCAGTCTGGTGTCTGTGTTGGAAGacaagctgttgttgctgctcatTGTGAGGCTGCAGGGTCACACAGAGATTTGGTGCACTGGGTCTGTGCAATAGTTTGATATACGGATTACTGGACTTAGTTCTCTCTGTGTTGGAAGACAAACTGGAGCACaagagggaggtgatggtgtggtggtattgttgTTGGGCTAGCAATCCAGCAatgtaattctctggggacctggatttgaatcccactgcagcaggtggtggaatttgctTTCAATATAAATtatgaattaaaagtctaatagtgaccttgaaaccattgttgtaaaaccccaacttattcactaatgtcctttagggaagtcaATCTGCTGTGttaacctggcctacatgtgactccaaacccatggcaatgtggttggcttttaaatgccctctgaacaaaggcaactagggatgagtaataaatgttgCCCTGaccagcaacacctacatcccatgaacgaataaaacaaaATGTTGCTGCTCATTGTTAGGCTGCAGGATAGTACAGAGATGTTGGTGCACTCGGTCTGTGCAATACTTTGACATATTGTTCATGGACTGAGTTCATGTGTGTTTTTCCTCAATGAGAATACAGGAGTTAAGTGTCTAGCTTTTCAGTTGTGTCATAATCGTTTCTTTCTATGAGGGGAAAAGGCTGAATCATTATTATTTCCAAAGTATTCATTGTACCAAATGCATAGATAGAAATAATCCACATGATTGTTTATAAAAGTACAGTACACACATAGAATTTAACAATTCATTTTAGCATTATGCCTTCATATCATGGTCTCAGAAAATCAGTTGTGCACGTATAGAATTATTACACCTTACAAAAGATGTCTGTAAATGAGATTTAATTGTCCATTTTTACTTCCTCCTCATCTTTCCTCTCATATTTTCCACTCTCCAGTTTCTGTGCCGCTTGGCCAGGATTTAGCCGGGGACTGGTTGTTGTATCCGAGGTGATGTTGACGGGCACGGTTTGTTCATTCACAGCTGGCAGTGCCAGGCGTGGGGCTTGAACCTTTAAGCGACCGTCCTGTGACAAACAGCAGTTAAGAGCTTCAGCATCGACATCTTCTGGCAGCTGAAATTCTCTCCGGAACTCTTCATATTTGTAGCTGGAAGAGCCGCTGCCATCATCACTCTTCTTCTCGTGTTTTCCTGTCACCAGCACTTTTCTTCCAAGTACTTTCACATTCAGTTCTTCTGGGGAGAATCGCTGGATATCCAGGGACAGAGAAAAGCCATCTCCCTCCTTGTCCTCTGGTTGTCTTTTACCATTTTCATTATCATCAGGTTTGTTGTCCTGATTTCTTGGTTTTTCCTCCCAAAATTCTTTTGCCAGCTCCTCAAGAACTCGCTCCATGAAGTTCATGCTCTTTCTCGCTTCTTCCATCTGTTTCCACGTGTTGCATTCAAGTGGCTCACAGACTCCATGTGGAACAGGCCACAATGTGTACACAGGCTGCTGGCACAGACGTGAAGGGTGGAAAGCCTGACAGCTCAGCATTTCTCTGCCTCTTCTCTCACTTCTCTCAAACCGACTGATGTGAACTCCCAGTCttcagtctctgatctgctgcaGCACTCAGAACACACGCCTTATATATTCTACTCCCAGAAACCCAGACATTTCCAGAATGAACTAAACTTTGCTGGGTTTATAACACGTGAGCTGAAAATAAATGACGTCTCATGCCAGCATTGCTTTTAACAAGAATGACTCGGCTCAGTGACACCCACTGGAGCCGTTCCAGAGACTTCTGGAATGTACTCAGCCAGTGAGGGACAGATGGGAGGAGCATTGTTAATGATTGACAGCCTCACAGAAGGCAGAGCAAGTATAAACATGAGATTTTTTGAGAATAAGGTGCGTTTAACTGAATGAACTTTGAACAGATATTATGAGAGAATGAGGACTCAGTCTTTTTCTTTCGAGTTATGCTGTTTTCATTGATTTCTGAGATGTTGAAGTGACATCTATCAATGAAAAAGAGTGAATTTCAAATCAGTTTTGTATaagtgaatttcagattgaggCAATAGTTCCGTTCTAATCCTAATTATATAGGTTTAAAAACAGAATAGGTTTTATAAAGCTACTGTGTACTTCATTATTACTAATGCTTATTGTCCATTATTTACTTTGATATAAGATTTGCAAATGTAGAAAATTAATAATGAATTATTGAGAGGTCCAGAATATTCCGCTcaaaatgaggccattcggcccaccacaTCTATGTCAGGTTTTTGAAAGTGCTATCCACTTACTCccgactcccctgctcttttgccaAAACTCTGCAAATTATTTCATTGCAGATATATATccttttccattttgaaagttgccATTGAAACTAGCCTTTCACTTTTTCCATTCCAGTAACAAAAAACAACACAAATGAAAACTGCTCATCTTCCCTCTGGTCTCTTCACTGAAAACATCAACATTGACAACACATTATTGATAAAATGTAGCAATGTTTTAATTTTCTATTGTTTTATATTAAATTGATGAATATGAAGGCCCACCCTATTAATGTTGTTGCAGAGTTCCCAACATCATAACTTCCTAAATTGGTAAATGACAGCTTCCATCACTCACAAGAGTCTCCTATGAACTGCAACATAAATCTTTATTCTCAGGTGAGTATTGGCAGCATTACGATCAAATAGATTCCAGGTTCAGTATAAGTTCATAGACTGGATTTACATTTTTACACCATTTAACATCTTAACTAATAAATAAGCTGTGCCATTGCCCATATATTCCACAACCTGTGATACGATTGTTGATGTTTCCCAATGCCCAGCATCAAAATAAACCCACGAGCTGTTTGTCCAGCAGTATCATAGAGTAAATTTGAAGCAGGAATATAACTTCTATCTGGCACTGCAAGAAATATTACGCACCATACTGATACAGTAAGATACTGGTCCCTTATCGAAACGTGTAAGATTCTTttgggcttgatagggtagaagctgagaggatgttccccGTCATGGGGACATAAAAAATTAggagtcactttaaaaataagaggtctgccatttatgatggagatgcagagacatttCATCTCTCAGAGGGACGTTAGCGATTGGAACTCTCTTCAAAAGTGAGCAGTAGAGCTGTGTCTTTGAGAATATTCAAGgctgttagacagatttttgattgactatggagtcaatggttatgggggggAAGACAGGAAGATGGAATTCCGGCCAGAATTAGGTAAACATTGATCTAATTGGATGGCAAAggaggcttgagaggctgaatggcctaaaccctttgattgacaatggagtcaagtgttatgggggGCAGGTTGTAAAGTGGAGcttaggccacaatcagatcaatcatgacctaattgaatggtgaaggaggctcaaggggcagaatggccgaCACCTGTTCCAACtctttatgttcttatattcaggGGTACAGGATCAGTAATATTATTTCACTGAGAGTTTATATAAGTTGCTTACAATGCAAGTAACTTTGCTTTTCCTCTCAGTTATTTAAACTGAACAGGTAACCACAATGAAAGAGGTTTGCATCATCCATTGATTGAGTGGTGCCCAGTCTGGTGTCTGTGTTGGAAGACAAGCTGTTGATGCTGCTCATTGTGAGGCTGCAGGGTCATACAGAGATTTGGTGCACTGGGTCTGTGCAATAGTTTGATATATGGATTACTGGACTTAGTTCTCTCTGTGTTGGAAGACAAGCTGGAGCACAAgagtgaggagatggtgtggTGCTATTGTTGCTGGACTTGCAATCCAGAGACACGGTgcaattctctggggacctgggtttgaattccactgaagcaggtggtggaatttgctTTCAATAAAAAattggaattaagagtctaatagtgaccttgaaaccattgctGTAAAACCCAGattgctcactaatgtcctttagggaagtcaATCTGCTGTgtttacctggcctacatgtgactccaaacccatggccaaGTGGTtggcttttaaatgccctctgaacaaaggcaactagggatgagtaataaatgttggcctgaccagcaacacccacatcccatgaacgaataaaagaaaaatgttgCTGTTCATTGTGAGGCTGAAGGATAATACAGAGATGTTGGTGCACTCGGTCTGTGCAATACTTTGACATATTGTTCATGGACTGAGTTCATGTGTGTTTTTCCTCAATGAGAATACAGGAGTTAATTGTCTAGCTTTTCAGTTGTGTCATAATCGTTTCTTTCTATGAGAGGAAAAGGCTGAATCATCACTATTATTTCCAAGGTATTTATTGTACCAAGTGCATAGATAAAAATAATCCACATGATTGTTTATAAAAGTACAGTACACACATAGAATTTAACAATTCATTTTAGAATTATGCCTTCATATCATGGTCTCAGAAAATCAGTTGTGCACGTATAGAATTCTTACACCTTACAAAAGATGGCTGTAAATGAGATTTAATTGTCCATTTTTACTTGCTTCTCATCTTTCCTCTCATATTTTCCACTCTCCAGTTTCTGTGCCTCTTGGTCAGGATTTATCCGGGGACTGGCTGTTGTATCCGAGGTGATGTTGATGGGCACAATTCGTTCATTCACAGCTGGCAGTGCCAGGCGTGGGGCTTGAACCTTTAACCGACCGTCCTGTGACAAACAGCAGTTAAGAGCTTCAGCATCGACATCTTCTGGCAGCTGaaattctctcctgaactcttcatatTTGTAGCTGGAAGAGCCGCTGCCATCATCACTTTTCTTCTCGTGTTTTCCTGTCACCAGCACTTTTCTTCCAAGTACTTTCACATTCAGTTCTTCTGGGGAGAATCGCTGGACATCCAGGGACAGAGAAAAGCCATTTCCCTCCTTGTCCTCTGAAAGTCTTTTGCCTTCTTCATTATCATCAGGTTTGTTGTCCTGATTTCTTGCTTTTTCCTCCAAAAATTCTTTTGTCAGCTCCTCAAGAACTCGCTCCATGAAGTTCATGCTCTTTCTCGCTTCTTCCACCTGTTTCCATGTGTTGCATTCAAGCGGCTCACAGACCCTGTGTGGAACAGGCCACATTGTGTACACAGGCTGCTGGCACAGACGTGAAGCGTGGAAAGCCCGACAGCTCAGCATTGTCTCTGCCTCTTCTCTCACTTCTCTCAAACCGACTGATGTGAACTCCCAGTCttcagtctctgatctgctgcaGCACTCAGAACACACGCCTTATATATTCTACTCCCAGAAACCCAGACATTTCCAGAATGAACTAAACTTAGCTGGGTTTATGACATTGGAGCTGAAAATAAATGATGTCTCATCCCAGCCTTGCTTTAATCAAGAATGACTCGGCTCAGTGACACCCACTGGAGCCGTTCCAGAGACTTCTGGAATGTACTCAGCCAATGAGGGACAGATGGGAGGAGCATTGTTAATGATTGACAGCCTCACAGAAGGCAGAGCAAGTGTAAACATGAGATTTTTTGAGAATAAGATGCGTTTAACTGAATGAACTTTGAACGGATATTATGAGAGAATGAGGACTCAGTCTTTTTCTTTCGAGTTTTGCTGTTTTCATTGATTTCTGAGATGTTGACGTGACATCTCTCaatgacaaagagtgaaattcaAATCAGTGTTGTaaaagtgaagttcagattgaggcAATAGTTCCGTTCGAATCTTAATTATATAGGTttaaaaacagaataattacatATAAAGCTGCTGTGTACTTCATTATTACTAAAGCATGTTGTTCATTAATTACTTTGATATAAGATTTGCAAATGTAGAAAATTAATAATGAATTATTGAGAGGTCCAGAATATTCTGCTcaaaatgaggccattcggcccacctcaTCTATGTCAGGtctttgaaagtgctatccaCTTACTCccgactcccctgctctttcgcCAAAACTCTGCAAATTCTTTCATTGCAGATATATATCCTTTACCATTTTGAAAGTTGCCATTGAAACTAGCCTTTCACTTTTTCCATTCCAGTAACAAAAAACAACACAAATGAAAACTGCTCAT containing:
- the LOC121269146 gene encoding heat shock protein beta-11-like: MLSCQAFHPSRLCQQPVYTLWPVPHGVCEPLECNTWKQMEEARKSMNFMERVLEELAKEFWEEKPRNQDNKPDDNENGKRQPEDKEGDGFSLSLDIQRFSPEELNVKVLGRKVLVTGKHEKKSDDGSGSSSYKYEEFRREFQLPEDVDAEALNCCLSQDGRLKVQAPRLALPAVNEQTVPVNITSDTTTSPRLNPGQAAQKLESGKYERKDEEEVKMDN
- the LOC121269109 gene encoding heat shock protein beta-11-like → MLSCRAFHASRLCQQPVYTMWPVPHRVCEPLECNTWKQVEEARKSMNFMERVLEELTKEFLEEKARNQDNKPDDNEEGKRLSEDKEGNGFSLSLDVQRFSPEELNVKVLGRKVLVTGKHEKKSDDGSGSSSYKYEEFRREFQLPEDVDAEALNCCLSQDGRLKVQAPRLALPAVNERIVPINITSDTTASPRINPDQEAQKLESGKYERKDEKQVKMDN